A genome region from Desulfuromonas sp. includes the following:
- a CDS encoding (Fe-S)-binding protein, producing the protein MPINHTLFVPIFLFAILFFCYSCYRRLQLVALGQPEDRFDRPGERLAAMLTYAFGQKRVLARPFGVNHFVLFWAFLFLLGANGEFLLEGLHPALTLAQLPTPLHHGLGFIFDAVSLLALVCVGVALARRLFFPPDYLGTDYTSPRSGEGLLILGMIAVLMIAFFVLHGALIALHGPEPWRPLSALTGNSLAGLSAASLEGVAVAAWWVHAIVLLVFMNLLPRSKHMHILTAIPNTYLTTLGKPNTQPRETFEKGERFGAGEVERLSWKDLLDSLTCTECGRCQDLCPAHNTGKALNPRRIVHNIKVNLMDNGAALKVPGAPRKPLIVEGEVEGAASEEAIWDCTTCGACLEACPVLIEQMPKIVKMRRYLVQEQARFPEELLNLFENTEQRSNPWGIAPGERAKWCDPFGERPFESGQTEYLFFVGCAGAFDNRSKHVTAAVAMILDAAGISWGILGKDELCCGDSLRRLGNEYVFDRLAEQNVTLFQKRGVKKIITQCPHCFSTLKNDYRQYGLEVEVVHHSELIQSLLADGRLRLEGTAPQGKLLFHDSCYLGRHNDTYAAPREALTAATGKEPGEFVRNSEKGFCCGAGGGRMWMEELTGTRINLERVKEALQEQPDTVCVACPYCMTMLEDGLKDEGAENVRVKDVAEVVAEALE; encoded by the coding sequence ATGCCGATCAACCATACGCTCTTCGTCCCCATCTTTCTCTTCGCGATCCTCTTCTTCTGCTACAGCTGCTACCGGCGCCTGCAACTGGTCGCCCTCGGCCAGCCCGAGGACCGCTTCGACCGGCCCGGAGAGCGCCTCGCCGCGATGTTAACCTACGCCTTTGGGCAGAAGCGGGTGCTCGCGCGCCCCTTCGGAGTGAATCATTTCGTGCTTTTCTGGGCCTTTCTCTTCCTGCTCGGAGCCAATGGCGAGTTCCTCCTCGAGGGGCTTCACCCCGCCCTGACCCTCGCCCAGCTCCCGACCCCCCTGCACCACGGCCTTGGCTTCATCTTCGACGCGGTCTCACTTCTCGCCCTGGTCTGCGTCGGCGTGGCCCTCGCTCGGCGCCTCTTTTTCCCCCCCGACTACCTCGGAACCGACTACACTTCCCCCCGTAGCGGCGAGGGGCTGCTGATTCTCGGGATGATCGCCGTCCTCATGATCGCCTTCTTTGTTCTGCACGGGGCGCTCATCGCCCTGCACGGCCCCGAGCCGTGGCGGCCGCTCTCCGCCCTGACCGGCAACTCCCTCGCCGGGCTTTCGGCGGCCTCTCTGGAAGGTGTGGCGGTCGCCGCCTGGTGGGTGCATGCCATCGTCCTTCTCGTTTTCATGAACCTGCTGCCGCGCAGCAAGCACATGCACATCCTCACCGCCATTCCCAACACCTACCTGACGACCCTGGGAAAACCGAACACCCAGCCCCGGGAGACTTTCGAGAAGGGGGAGCGCTTCGGTGCCGGCGAGGTCGAGCGCCTCTCCTGGAAGGACCTTCTGGACAGCCTGACCTGCACCGAGTGCGGCCGTTGCCAGGACCTGTGTCCGGCGCACAACACCGGCAAGGCTCTCAACCCCCGTCGCATCGTCCACAACATCAAGGTCAACCTGATGGATAACGGCGCAGCCCTGAAAGTTCCGGGGGCCCCCCGCAAGCCGCTTATCGTCGAAGGGGAGGTCGAGGGCGCTGCAAGCGAGGAGGCGATCTGGGACTGCACGACCTGCGGGGCGTGCCTTGAGGCGTGCCCGGTCCTCATCGAGCAGATGCCCAAGATCGTCAAGATGCGCCGCTATCTCGTCCAGGAGCAGGCCCGGTTTCCGGAGGAACTTCTCAACCTCTTCGAGAACACCGAGCAGCGCTCCAATCCCTGGGGGATCGCCCCTGGCGAGCGTGCCAAGTGGTGCGACCCATTCGGCGAGCGCCCCTTCGAGTCCGGCCAGACAGAGTACCTTTTTTTCGTAGGCTGCGCCGGTGCCTTTGACAACCGCAGCAAGCATGTCACCGCCGCGGTGGCCATGATCCTCGATGCCGCCGGGATCTCCTGGGGGATTCTCGGCAAGGATGAACTGTGTTGCGGCGACAGCCTGCGGCGGCTCGGCAATGAGTATGTTTTTGACCGTCTGGCCGAGCAGAACGTGACGCTGTTTCAGAAGCGGGGGGTGAAGAAGATCATCACCCAGTGTCCCCACTGCTTCAGCACCCTGAAGAACGATTATCGTCAGTACGGCCTGGAGGTCGAAGTGGTGCACCACAGCGAATTGATCCAGAGCCTGCTCGCTGACGGCCGGCTGCGTCTTGAGGGGACCGCCCCCCAGGGCAAGCTGCTCTTCCACGACTCCTGCTACCTTGGGCGCCACAACGACACCTATGCCGCTCCGCGCGAGGCCCTGACGGCGGCCACCGGCAAGGAGCCCGGCGAGTTCGTCCGGAACAGCGAGAAAGGCTTTTGCTGCGGCGCCGGGGGCGGTCGCATGTGGATGGAGGAGCTGACCGGAACCCGCATCAACCTGGAGCGGGTCAAGGAAGCTCTGCAGGAGCAGCCCGACACGGTCTGCGTGGCGTGCCCCTATTGCATGACCATGCTGGAGGACGGACTCAAGGACGAGGGGGCCGAAAACGTGCGGGTCAAGGACGTCGCCGAGGTGGTGGCCGAGGCGCTGGAGTAA